In Phycisphaerae bacterium RAS2, the DNA window ATGAATTCTCGGGAATGCCGAGCATCACGATGTTCGTTGTGTTCAGTCCCATCTCGACAGCCGCTTCGATGACCGCCGAACCGAACCCGCCGGCGATGGAATGATCCTCCACGGTCAGCACGGGTCCGCCGCGCGCGATCGCCTGCGCGATCATGTCGCGATCGACCGGCTTGGCGAATCGTGCGTTGACGACCTGGAAGTTCAACCCGTCTGCTGCGAGCAGGTCAGCCGCTTCCAGCGCGGCGCGACATTGCCCGCCATACGCGAGGATCGTGCCGTCCACGCCGGGGCGCAGGACAATCGACCGCCCCAATTCGAACGGCGGCGTCGCGCCGGTTGCGTACAACGTCTGCGGCACGCTGTCGCGCGGGTAGCGAATCGCACTGGGCTTGTCGAGTTTCAGCGCCAGTCGCAGCGCCGCTTCGATTTCGTCGCCATCGCCCGGTGCCATCAGTACGAAGCCCGGCATGACGCGCAGGTACGCAATGTCCGCAAACCCGTGGTGGACCGGGCCGTCGCCGCCGACCAGTCCGGCGCGATCGAGGCAGAAGATGACGGGCAGCCGCTGAAGCGCGACTTCCTGAAACACCTGGTCAAACGCGCGCTGGAGGAACGTCGAGTAAATGGCGACGACCGGACGCATGCCCGCCTTGCACATGCCGGCGGCGATATCGACCGTCGCGCTCTCGGCGATGCCCACATCAAGGTAGCGATCGGGAAACGTCTTCTGAAACTTGGCCGTGCCGGTGCCGTCGGGCATGGCGGCTGTGAACGCGAAGACGCGGCGGTCATCGCGCGCGACGTTGATCAGGGCATCGGCGAACGCCGCCGTGTAGCTGCGCCCGCCCGTTTGAATTTCCACGCGGCAGCCTTCCACCTTGAACGGCTTGGGGCTGTGGAACGTGGTCGGATCGGCACAGGCCCACTCGGCCCCGCGGCCCTTTTGGGTGTGCACGTGCAGCAGCACGGGATGATCGACGTCTTTCAATCCTTCGAGCAATTCAATCAGGTGCGGCAGGTCGTGCCCGTCGGTCGGACCGACGTACAGAAAGCCGAGCTGCTCGAAGATCTGGTGCGGCGAGATCGTCGCCTTCAACCCTTCTTTCAGGTGATCGAGCGCGTCGAACGCCGCCTTGCCCACGAGCGGCACATTCGGCAGGTAGCGCTTCACTTTCTTTTTCAATTCTTCGTAGATCGTGCTCGTGCGGAATTTCGCGAGGTACTCCGCCATGCCGCCCTGCGTCGGGGCGATGCCCATTGAGTTGTCGTTGAGAATCACGAGCAGTTGCCGGCGCAGCGTGCCCGCCTGGTTCAATCCCTCAAATGCCACGCCGTTGAAGATGCTCGCGTCACCGACCAACGCGACCACGCGGCGGCCGTCCTGCAGCGCGGCCGACCCGCGGGCCATGCCGACCGCCGTCGGAATGGCTGTCCCGGCGTGCCCGACATTGAACAGGTCGTATTCGCTTTCCTCGATGTTCGGAAAGCCGCTGATTCCGCCGGCCTTGCGAAGCGTATCGAAGCGCTCGTTGCGGCCTGTGAGCAGTTTGTGGACATACGCCTGATGGCCGACATCCCAGAGCAGCCGATCGCTTCGAAAGTCGAAGACGCGATGCAGTGCGATCGTAAGCTCCACGACGCCGAGGTTGCTGGCGAGGTGGCCGCCGTTGCGTCCGACGACTTCGATGATGCGTTCGCGGATCTCTCCAGCCAGTTGGGTGAGTTGCGCCGGATTCAGGTCGCGCAGCAAGGCCGGGTCATGCAGATTCGACAGGATTCGGTCCATTCGTTCCTTGAGTCTCCATGGGCGCGATTCGCCTCCCTACGAATCGCGACAGATTACGTAATCAGCCAGCGCAGCCAGGCGCGCCCCGCCGGCTCCCAGTTCCACGGCCGCCGCAGATGCTTCGCCGGCGAACCGCCGGGCCGCATCGCGCGCCGCCTCCATTCCTACGGCCCGCACGAGCGTTTGTTTGCCTGCGTCGGCGTCTTTCTGCACACGCTTGCCCAGTCGCTCGCCGTCGCCCGATGCGTCCAATAAATCGTCAGCGATCTGAAACGCCATGCCCAGCGCTCGGCCGTAGCGACTCAACGCGTCACGCTGCGCGGTGGATGCGCGGGCGGCGATTGCACCAAGCCGGCACGCCGACTCGATGAGCCGCGCGGTCTTCATTCGGGAGATTGTAGTCGAAAGCGGCTCACTCGGGGGCTGCCGCTCGCCTTTCAGGTCGAGCGCTTCGCCGCCGATCATGCCGGCCGCGCCGGTCGCGCACGCCAGCTCGGCGACCTGCTCCACAGCGAGCCGCGCATCGCTCGTGTCGCGCGCGATCGTTTCAAAGGCCAGAGCCAGCAGGCCGTCGCCCGCGAGGATCGCCGTCGCCTCACCAAACACGCGGTGGTTCGTCGGCCGTCCGCGGCGCAGGTCGTCGTTGTCCAGCGCCGGCAGGTCGTCGTGAATCAGGCTGAACGTATGAACGAATTCAATGGCCACGGCCGCCGGCATCGCGCCGGCGATGCTGCCGCCGCAGGCTTCACAACTCCAAAGCACCAGTGCGGGGCGCAGGCGTTTGCCGCCAGCGTCGAGGCTGTATCGCATGGCGTTGAGAAGCGCTGCTGAATCGGCTGTTTCGCCGACGGCGGGAGTATGAAGATATCTGTCGAAAACTTGCGCGATGGCGCGGTCGATGTCCTTCGCGGTCGCTGCCAGCTCCCGTCGCATGTCCGGCGATTCCGACGAGCCGCCTGGGCCCGAAAGAGGTTCGTCCGATTGCAACGGCGCACCGGACGATGGAGGGTCGGCGTTGGTCGGATGGGCACCGGTTTCGGCGGAACTCATAGATGAAACATTGTAGTCGAAAAACGCACCTGGTCGAACGCGGGCCGCGTCGAACGACGCTGCTCGCCGCGACTCATCCGGCCGCCGGTCCCGCGCGATCGGCCCCCTGCGCCTGCAGTTGTTGTATCTTCAACTCGGCACCGGTGAGCACGTCGCGGCACTGCCGGATCAGGGCCATGCCTTCTTCGTACTGCTTGATCGCGTCTTCCAGGCCGATTCGCCCCTGCTCGATCGCTTCGACGATTTTCTCCAGGCGGGCCATCGCCTGCTCAAAACTCGGTGTTGTCGGTTGCGCTTCCGCCATGCGTTGCTCCCGCCCCATATTGATCCAGCTTGCCCGGCGCGCCAAGCCCGTTACGACTTCTCATCCGTGACGCGGCTACGGAAGCTACCCTCGGCTGTTTGCGTTTCGACCACGTCCGCCGGTCGCACGTCGTTCGCGGTCCGGATTAACTTGCCGTCGGCCGCGCGCCGCGTGAGCGAGAACCCACGCCGCAGAATGCTCTCATGGCTCGCTGCCAGCAGGCGCTTCTCCATCGCGCCCAGTGCGTCGCGCCGGCGCTCAACCAGTTGCGTCAGGCCGATCGCCAGCCGTGTTTCAATCTGCCGCGCGACCGATCGCTCGCGCGCCACGACCTGTTGCAAGCCGCACGCGGCCAGGCGCGCCGCCGCGTCACGCATGCGCCGCTCGCGCGTGCGATGGAGCCGCTCGATGGCCAGGCGCAGGCGATGCGCCGTCGCGCCAAGCGCTTCGCGCCGTGCGGCCAGCTGCGCCGCGGGCTGCACGCGCGTCAGCCGCACTTCCAGACGATGCACCTGTGATCGACGCGCATCGAGATAGCGATTCTTCGCCAGGTGCAGCCGGCTCACCGCCTCGTCGAGTTGCTGCCCGCGCTGGCGAATGCGGCTGATCGGATCACGAAACCATTCGCACCGCTCGGCCAGCGCCAGCCGGGATCGGCAGCGCTCAAGGTATTGCGAGGCCGCGCGGTCCAATCGAGCCGCCGTGTCGCTCACGCTCGTCAGCAGCTCCGCACGCACGGGTACGACAATTTCCGCCGCGGCGGTCGGCGTCGGCGCACGGAGATCGGCGACGAAATCGGCGATGGTGAAATCGACTTCGTGGCCCACGGCGCTGACGACCGGAATGCGGCTGGCGAAGATCGCGCGAGCGACGACTTCCTCGTTGAACGCCCAGAGGTCTTCCAGCGAGCCGCCGCCTCGGCCGACAATCATCACGTCGATGCCGCCCAGGTCCGCCGACGAGCGATTCAGCCGCGCGATCGCGTCAGCGATTTCGGCGGCCGCGCCCTCGCCCTGAACACGCACGCCGAAGACGAGCACCTCGACGCCGGGAAACCGCCGCGCAAGCGTCGTGAGGATGTCGTGCAGCGCCGCGCCGGTCGGGCTGGTCACGACGGCGATGCGCCGGGGCAATCCTGGCAGGGGCTTCTTGCGCGCCGGGTCGAAGAGACCCTCGCGCTGGAGCCGCTCCTTGAGCTGTCGGAAAGCGAGTTCCAGCGCACCGACGCCGCGCGGCTCAA includes these proteins:
- the dxs gene encoding 1-deoxy-D-xylulose-5-phosphate synthase, encoding MDRILSNLHDPALLRDLNPAQLTQLAGEIRERIIEVVGRNGGHLASNLGVVELTIALHRVFDFRSDRLLWDVGHQAYVHKLLTGRNERFDTLRKAGGISGFPNIEESEYDLFNVGHAGTAIPTAVGMARGSAALQDGRRVVALVGDASIFNGVAFEGLNQAGTLRRQLLVILNDNSMGIAPTQGGMAEYLAKFRTSTIYEELKKKVKRYLPNVPLVGKAAFDALDHLKEGLKATISPHQIFEQLGFLYVGPTDGHDLPHLIELLEGLKDVDHPVLLHVHTQKGRGAEWACADPTTFHSPKPFKVEGCRVEIQTGGRSYTAAFADALINVARDDRRVFAFTAAMPDGTGTAKFQKTFPDRYLDVGIAESATVDIAAGMCKAGMRPVVAIYSTFLQRAFDQVFQEVALQRLPVIFCLDRAGLVGGDGPVHHGFADIAYLRVMPGFVLMAPGDGDEIEAALRLALKLDKPSAIRYPRDSVPQTLYATGATPPFELGRSIVLRPGVDGTILAYGGQCRAALEAADLLAADGLNFQVVNARFAKPVDRDMIAQAIARGGPVLTVEDHSIAGGFGSAVIEAAVEMGLNTTNIVMLGIPENSFIAHGPRAGQLAQAGIDAEGIATAARRALPTPRERAASSIEPRVAASVAVTP
- the xseB gene encoding Exodeoxyribonuclease 7 small subunit — translated: MAEAQPTTPSFEQAMARLEKIVEAIEQGRIGLEDAIKQYEEGMALIRQCRDVLTGAELKIQQLQAQGADRAGPAAG
- the xseA gene encoding Exodeoxyribonuclease 7 large subunit, translated to MGKSRRKPDREPFNPRRARGADASEDAGLFGQPLDAPSGQSAPNEALPDRAPSASERAPGAIPNRQPPGPAIPADGTQGGDAPASAPLTVSQVTRLIKGAINAAFSNTLHVVGELSNVSRGGAGGHLYFTLKDAASELRSVMWRTDASRVKFKLEDGMEVIASGTIEVYEPRGQVQFYIRRLEPRGVGALELAFRQLKERLQREGLFDPARKKPLPGLPRRIAVVTSPTGAALHDILTTLARRFPGVEVLVFGVRVQGEGAAAEIADAIARLNRSSADLGGIDVMIVGRGGGSLEDLWAFNEEVVARAIFASRIPVVSAVGHEVDFTIADFVADLRAPTPTAAAEIVVPVRAELLTSVSDTAARLDRAASQYLERCRSRLALAERCEWFRDPISRIRQRGQQLDEAVSRLHLAKNRYLDARRSQVHRLEVRLTRVQPAAQLAARREALGATAHRLRLAIERLHRTRERRMRDAAARLAACGLQQVVARERSVARQIETRLAIGLTQLVERRRDALGAMEKRLLAASHESILRRGFSLTRRAADGKLIRTANDVRPADVVETQTAEGSFRSRVTDEKS
- a CDS encoding Farnesyl diphosphate synthase, translating into MRRELAATAKDIDRAIAQVFDRYLHTPAVGETADSAALLNAMRYSLDAGGKRLRPALVLWSCEACGGSIAGAMPAAVAIEFVHTFSLIHDDLPALDNDDLRRGRPTNHRVFGEATAILAGDGLLALAFETIARDTSDARLAVEQVAELACATGAAGMIGGEALDLKGERQPPSEPLSTTISRMKTARLIESACRLGAIAARASTAQRDALSRYGRALGMAFQIADDLLDASGDGERLGKRVQKDADAGKQTLVRAVGMEAARDAARRFAGEASAAAVELGAGGARLAALADYVICRDS